From a single Leclercia sp. AS011 genomic region:
- a CDS encoding MFS transporter — protein sequence MFRALLRRPEARLFFIISVLFFICIHSIDAFLAPMMINQGMEPQVMGIIMGASGLATLLIRFPLGIVSDVVKSRKIFIQFALVLPIVAWPLAWLEPNAITLYLAKAADGVTAATWVLYNILFIRYFDQKDAPAAVAFLALAGPLGVFLGNCIGGLLIHYFANNIAFFVSCVSALVALFLTTRIRDVHDPLKAPTLKACIAGARLQLADRSVWLIGILATIVILVPFATRDTLTPIYAEQLGARAGILTLLSNIHLIFYALAIALCSSVFYQRLGLVKTAVLGIVLQVISTFGIPFTSNLYLIYLLQALAGFSFGMAFAAFMSLSVVNTTSDEQSTRMGLFQTIYSCGMFAGPVIMGVMMQHINLSSGYLFIAALSVVAAIATPLSVRWVYSRKTPASTELALNSTLAPARDQ from the coding sequence ATGTTTCGAGCACTGTTACGCCGACCGGAAGCCCGGCTGTTCTTTATCATCAGCGTGTTGTTTTTTATCTGTATTCACAGCATTGATGCATTTCTGGCCCCGATGATGATCAATCAGGGGATGGAGCCGCAGGTGATGGGGATCATCATGGGAGCCAGCGGCCTGGCGACCCTGCTGATCCGCTTCCCGCTGGGGATTGTCTCCGACGTGGTGAAGAGTCGGAAAATCTTTATCCAGTTTGCGCTGGTGCTGCCGATCGTCGCCTGGCCGCTGGCCTGGCTGGAGCCGAACGCCATCACCCTCTATCTGGCAAAAGCGGCAGACGGCGTTACCGCCGCCACCTGGGTGCTCTACAACATCCTGTTTATTCGCTACTTTGATCAGAAAGATGCCCCTGCCGCGGTGGCCTTTCTGGCGCTGGCCGGGCCGCTGGGAGTGTTCCTTGGCAACTGTATCGGCGGTCTGTTAATTCACTATTTTGCAAACAACATCGCCTTTTTCGTCTCCTGCGTCTCGGCGCTGGTGGCACTGTTCCTTACCACCCGCATCCGCGACGTCCACGATCCGCTAAAAGCCCCGACCCTGAAAGCCTGTATCGCCGGGGCCCGCCTGCAGCTGGCCGATCGCTCGGTGTGGCTGATTGGCATCCTTGCCACCATCGTCATCCTCGTGCCCTTTGCCACCCGCGACACCCTCACCCCGATCTATGCCGAGCAGCTGGGTGCCCGCGCCGGGATCCTGACCCTGCTGAGCAATATCCATCTCATCTTCTACGCCCTGGCTATAGCCCTGTGCAGCAGCGTCTTTTATCAGCGCCTGGGGCTGGTCAAAACCGCGGTGTTGGGCATTGTGCTGCAGGTCATCTCAACCTTTGGTATCCCCTTCACCAGCAATCTGTATCTGATCTACCTGCTGCAGGCGCTGGCCGGGTTCTCCTTCGGGATGGCGTTTGCGGCCTTTATGTCCCTGAGCGTGGTCAACACCACCTCCGATGAGCAGTCGACGCGAATGGGGCTGTTCCAGACCATCTACTCCTGCGGCATGTTCGCCGGACCGGTGATCATGGGCGTGATGATGCAGCACATTAATTTGTCGTCCGGCTATCTGTTTATTGCCGCGCTGTCCGTCGTGGCGGCGATTGCCACCCCGCTCTCGGTGCGCTGGGTCTATTCCCGTAAAACACCGGCGTCGACTGAATTAGCGCTTAATAGCACCCTCGCGCCCGCGCGCGACCAGTAA
- the hisD gene encoding histidinol dehydrogenase, translating to MAYLLKSSKPVQERQDAQRQIRETVELILADIEKRGNKAIRELSIKFDGYDRQDYRLTDAEINACIKKLSRQDIHDIEFAQEQVFNFARAQKACLLDLEIETRPGVILGHKNIPINAVGCYVPGGKYPLLASAHMSIITANVAGCSRIVSCAPPFGGEPAPAIVAAQKMAGANEIYALGGIQGIGAMALGTDALAPVDMLVGPGNAFVAEAKRQLFGRVGIDLFAGPTETLVIADDSVDAEICATDLLGQAEHGVTTPAILLTNSLALAKETLREIDRLLEKLPTADIARQAWHDYGEVIVCDSYDEMLAEADRIASEHVQVMTDRDDWFLANLTNFGALFLGPRTNVAYGDKVIGTNHTLPTQKAARYTGGLWVGKFMKTCTWQKVLSDEATAEIGSYCSRLSLLEGFAGHAEQANVRVRRYGQVEVPYATPAPVREKV from the coding sequence GTGGCTTATCTACTTAAAAGCAGTAAACCGGTTCAGGAACGTCAGGATGCACAGCGACAAATAAGGGAAACGGTGGAGCTTATTCTTGCGGATATTGAAAAACGCGGGAATAAAGCCATTCGCGAACTGTCTATTAAATTCGATGGCTATGACCGCCAGGATTATCGCCTGACCGATGCAGAAATTAATGCCTGCATCAAAAAATTGAGCCGTCAGGATATTCACGATATTGAGTTTGCTCAGGAGCAGGTTTTTAATTTTGCCCGGGCGCAAAAAGCCTGTCTGCTGGATCTGGAAATCGAGACCCGCCCCGGGGTGATCCTCGGCCATAAAAATATTCCGATTAACGCGGTGGGCTGTTATGTCCCGGGCGGAAAATATCCGCTGCTGGCCTCGGCGCACATGTCGATTATTACCGCCAACGTGGCGGGCTGCTCCCGCATCGTCAGCTGCGCCCCGCCGTTCGGCGGCGAGCCTGCCCCGGCCATCGTAGCGGCGCAGAAGATGGCCGGGGCCAACGAGATCTACGCCCTCGGCGGCATTCAGGGGATTGGCGCGATGGCGCTGGGCACCGATGCCCTGGCCCCGGTGGATATGCTGGTCGGGCCGGGCAACGCCTTTGTGGCGGAGGCCAAGCGCCAGCTGTTTGGCCGGGTCGGGATTGACCTCTTTGCCGGTCCCACCGAAACCCTGGTGATCGCCGACGACAGCGTCGATGCCGAAATCTGCGCCACCGACCTGCTGGGGCAGGCCGAGCACGGCGTCACCACCCCGGCGATTCTGCTGACCAACTCACTGGCGCTTGCCAAAGAGACGCTGCGGGAGATCGACCGCCTGCTGGAAAAACTGCCTACCGCCGACATTGCCCGCCAGGCCTGGCACGACTACGGGGAAGTCATCGTCTGTGACAGCTACGACGAAATGCTCGCCGAAGCGGATCGCATCGCCTCTGAACACGTCCAGGTGATGACCGACCGGGACGACTGGTTCCTCGCCAATCTGACCAACTTCGGCGCGCTGTTCCTCGGCCCGCGCACCAACGTCGCCTACGGCGACAAGGTGATCGGCACCAACCACACCCTGCCGACGCAAAAAGCGGCGCGTTACACCGGCGGCCTGTGGGTCGGTAAGTTCATGAAGACCTGCACCTGGCAGAAGGTCCTCAGCGATGAAGCCACCGCCGAGATCGGCAGCTACTGCTCGCGGCTGTCGCTGCTGGAGGGCTTCGCCGGTCACGCGGAGCAAGCCAACGTTCGCGTGCGCCGCTACGGTCAGGTGGAGGTGCCTTACGCCACCCCGGCCCCGGTCAGAGAGAAGGTGTAA
- a CDS encoding SDR family NAD(P)-dependent oxidoreductase — MIFPEMPSFGLHGKRALVTGGSRGLGFACAVALAHAGAQVWIAARDRQGLDAAAMLASEHQLVLHPVALDITDVAQVESVLADLPAFDILVNSAGLARHEPFLTASEASFDAVMAVNVRATFFISQRVAARMRDRQIAGSIIHLSSQMGHVGGPRRSVYCASKFALEGLTKAMALELGEDGIRVNTLCPTFIETALSAPSLAEPEFRRYVLDNIKLRRLGKVEDIMGPVVFLASDAAGMITGSALMVDGGWTAT, encoded by the coding sequence ATGATCTTTCCTGAGATGCCCTCCTTTGGCCTGCACGGCAAGCGCGCGCTGGTGACGGGCGGATCCCGAGGGCTGGGGTTTGCCTGCGCCGTCGCGCTGGCCCACGCCGGGGCACAGGTGTGGATCGCCGCCCGGGATCGCCAGGGGCTGGACGCCGCCGCAATGCTCGCCTCTGAGCACCAGCTGGTGCTGCACCCGGTGGCGCTGGATATCACCGACGTGGCGCAGGTGGAGTCGGTGCTTGCCGATCTGCCCGCGTTCGACATTCTGGTGAACAGCGCCGGGCTGGCGCGCCATGAGCCCTTCCTGACGGCCAGCGAGGCCAGCTTCGATGCGGTGATGGCGGTCAACGTGCGGGCGACCTTCTTTATCAGCCAGCGGGTGGCGGCGCGAATGCGCGATCGGCAGATCGCCGGATCCATCATCCATCTCTCCTCGCAGATGGGCCACGTCGGTGGCCCCCGCCGCAGCGTCTACTGCGCGTCGAAATTTGCCCTGGAAGGGTTAACCAAAGCCATGGCGCTGGAGCTGGGTGAAGACGGGATCCGGGTCAACACCCTCTGCCCGACCTTTATTGAGACCGCGCTTTCCGCGCCGTCGCTGGCCGAGCCCGAGTTTCGCCGCTACGTGCTGGACAACATCAAGCTGCGTCGGCTGGGCAAGGTGGAGGACATTATGGGCCCGGTGGTCTTCCTGGCCTCCGATGCCGCCGGGATGATCACCGGCAGCGCGCTGATGGTCGACGGCGGCTGGACCGCAACCTGA
- a CDS encoding alpha/beta fold hydrolase → MDNHALPLVLLGGTLCNARLWQPVLARLSLSAVICPRLTADRSAEQAAQRLLEQLPPRFLLAGFSLGAIVALQMVADAPGRIAGLALLSVNPLAVPPEQAPARREAVSAARQQGLTRWLSSSLWPTYVAPSRVADQALRDLICRMAEESGLETLAAQTEIAITRQDNRGALASLASPIIIINGVQDPICTPHHHRLVAQSAPQARCVSLAAAGHFTLLEAPDEVAPPLRQWIQECTDAQE, encoded by the coding sequence GTGGATAATCACGCCCTGCCGCTGGTTTTGCTTGGCGGCACCCTCTGTAACGCCCGGCTCTGGCAGCCGGTGCTGGCCCGGCTCTCTCTGTCTGCGGTGATCTGCCCCAGGCTGACGGCGGACAGGTCGGCGGAACAGGCCGCGCAGCGGCTGCTGGAACAGCTCCCGCCGCGCTTCCTGCTGGCCGGGTTTTCGCTGGGGGCAATAGTGGCCCTGCAGATGGTCGCAGATGCCCCCGGGCGCATTGCCGGACTGGCGCTGCTGTCGGTCAATCCCCTTGCCGTTCCGCCGGAACAGGCCCCGGCACGGCGCGAGGCGGTGAGCGCCGCCCGGCAGCAGGGACTCACCCGCTGGCTCTCCTCCAGCCTGTGGCCGACGTACGTGGCCCCCTCGCGGGTGGCTGACCAGGCCTTACGCGATCTTATCTGCCGGATGGCGGAGGAGAGTGGCCTCGAGACCCTGGCGGCCCAGACGGAGATCGCCATTACCCGGCAGGATAATCGCGGGGCGCTGGCCTCGCTGGCCAGCCCCATCATCATTATCAACGGCGTGCAGGATCCCATCTGCACGCCCCATCACCACCGGCTGGTTGCACAGAGCGCCCCGCAGGCGAGGTGCGTCAGCCTCGCCGCGGCCGGGCACTTCACGTTGCTCGAAGCGCCCGATGAGGTCGCGCCCCCGCTACGCCAGTGGATTCAGGAGTGTACAGATGCGCAAGAATAA
- a CDS encoding HpcH/HpaI aldolase family protein, whose product MRKNKLRAGRENAAIINGWLAIPSSYSAEILGHQGYDAVTVDLQHGMIDFASALAMLQALSATPAVPLVRVADNDPAQIMRMLDAGAYGIICPMISTPEEARRFVAACRYPPLGNRSFGPARGLLYGGADYPQHANDEILTLAMIETRDGLANLEAILATEGLDGVFIGPNDLSLTLTGSASAESRHPEMLAAVELVVSRCRQQQKIAGIFCTSGEAAARRIGEGFQFVTPANDVMQLGRASREAVAQARGNTIPTIGASGY is encoded by the coding sequence ATGCGCAAGAATAAACTCAGGGCGGGACGTGAAAACGCCGCCATTATCAACGGCTGGCTGGCGATCCCCTCCAGCTACAGCGCCGAAATCCTCGGGCATCAGGGCTATGACGCGGTGACGGTCGATCTCCAGCACGGGATGATCGACTTCGCCAGTGCGCTCGCCATGTTGCAGGCGCTCTCCGCCACCCCGGCGGTGCCGCTGGTGCGAGTGGCCGATAACGATCCGGCGCAGATCATGCGTATGCTGGATGCCGGGGCCTACGGCATTATCTGCCCGATGATCTCCACCCCGGAGGAGGCCCGGCGCTTTGTCGCCGCCTGCCGCTATCCGCCGCTGGGCAACCGCTCTTTTGGTCCGGCCCGCGGCTTGCTCTACGGCGGGGCCGATTACCCTCAGCACGCCAATGACGAGATTCTGACCCTGGCGATGATCGAAACCCGCGACGGGCTGGCGAACCTCGAGGCGATCCTGGCGACCGAGGGGCTGGACGGGGTGTTTATCGGCCCTAACGATCTGTCCCTGACGTTGACCGGCAGCGCCAGCGCCGAATCCCGTCATCCGGAGATGCTGGCCGCCGTTGAGTTGGTTGTCAGCCGCTGTCGCCAGCAGCAAAAAATCGCCGGGATCTTTTGTACCTCCGGCGAGGCCGCCGCCCGGCGTATCGGCGAAGGCTTCCAGTTTGTCACCCCCGCCAACGATGTCATGCAACTTGGCCGCGCCTCGCGCGAAGCCGTCGCTCAGGCGCGCGGCAACACGATCCCCACGATCGGCGCATCAGGCTATTAA
- a CDS encoding cupin: MKARHITPEQARSRLVAPEDMVSCNLAFIDCKLPGSHLKQNYSFIGPGVTQSSAQVVNIPEPHGFNIGAAAMPKGVTNNLHLHFTAEVFLIHEGTWRFRWGANGENEAEFSAPAILSIPTWIFRGFTNVSKEETCGMVYTVLGGNHTGGIIWHPSILDAAREYGLYLSKENMLIDVNAGDTLPEPAGLLTPLAPEEIAALRHYSVEEMRQRAVTGEDRRWSAAGLLDSVLPGHGGEIAPVIGFGISQDKHATPAIVNPHGFSVEWLRLKSDHLVGRHLCPDVQVIMVFKGTLEVTWNVDGEEVSIIAPERSVISIPENSWRSYRALSGDMECILTTEGDRRKRIYWDEKILAQARAANRCLDPDGYVTAEDLLPETAKRAGRRLEALP, encoded by the coding sequence ATGAAAGCACGTCACATTACCCCGGAACAGGCCAGAAGCCGTCTGGTTGCCCCTGAAGATATGGTCTCCTGCAATCTGGCGTTTATCGATTGCAAACTTCCCGGCTCCCACCTCAAGCAGAACTACTCTTTTATTGGGCCGGGCGTGACCCAGTCCTCCGCCCAGGTGGTGAACATCCCGGAGCCGCACGGCTTTAACATTGGCGCTGCGGCCATGCCGAAAGGGGTGACCAACAACCTGCACCTGCACTTCACCGCCGAAGTCTTTTTGATCCATGAGGGGACCTGGCGATTCCGCTGGGGAGCCAACGGCGAAAACGAAGCCGAGTTCAGCGCTCCGGCCATTCTGTCGATTCCGACCTGGATCTTCCGCGGCTTTACCAACGTCAGTAAAGAAGAGACCTGCGGCATGGTCTACACGGTGCTGGGGGGCAACCACACCGGGGGGATTATCTGGCATCCGTCGATTCTGGACGCCGCCCGCGAGTACGGCCTGTATCTGAGCAAGGAGAATATGCTTATCGACGTCAACGCGGGGGACACGCTGCCGGAACCGGCGGGGCTACTGACCCCGCTTGCACCGGAAGAGATTGCCGCCCTGCGTCACTACTCCGTGGAGGAGATGCGTCAGCGGGCGGTGACCGGCGAAGATCGTCGCTGGTCGGCGGCGGGGCTGCTGGATTCGGTGCTGCCGGGCCACGGGGGCGAAATTGCGCCGGTGATTGGCTTCGGCATCAGCCAGGATAAACACGCGACTCCCGCTATCGTTAATCCGCACGGCTTCTCCGTGGAGTGGCTGCGCCTGAAATCCGATCATCTGGTCGGGCGTCATCTGTGCCCGGACGTGCAGGTGATCATGGTCTTTAAGGGCACCCTGGAGGTGACCTGGAATGTGGACGGTGAAGAGGTGAGCATTATCGCCCCTGAGCGCTCGGTGATTTCGATTCCGGAGAACAGCTGGCGCTCTTACCGCGCGCTGAGCGGCGATATGGAATGCATCCTCACCACCGAGGGCGATCGGCGTAAGCGCATCTACTGGGATGAAAAGATCCTTGCCCAGGCCAGAGCGGCCAATCGCTGCCTCGATCCGGACGGTTATGTCACGGCGGAGGATCTGCTGCCTGAAACGGCGAAGCGGGCGGGACGCAGGCTGGAAGCGCTGCCTTAA
- a CDS encoding carbonic anhydrase, translated as MQHIIEGFLSFQKEVFPQRKDLFRSLASSQNPKALFISCSDSRLVPELVTQQEPGQLFVIRNAGNIVPPFGPEPGGVSATIEYAVVALGVTDIVICGHSNCGAMKAIADNANLEPMPAVSHWLRYSDAAKAVVENKTWDTPTDKVNAMVQENVFAQLSNIKTHPSVAVGLRNNAIRLHGWVYDIESGDIRALDKESKTFVSLSENPGVYFE; from the coding sequence ATGCAACATATCATTGAAGGTTTTCTCAGCTTTCAAAAAGAAGTTTTTCCGCAACGTAAAGACCTGTTCCGCAGTCTGGCCTCCAGCCAGAATCCCAAAGCGCTGTTCATCTCCTGTTCTGACAGCCGTCTGGTGCCGGAATTAGTCACCCAGCAGGAGCCGGGACAGCTCTTTGTCATTCGTAATGCGGGTAACATCGTGCCACCTTTCGGACCAGAGCCGGGCGGCGTCTCCGCCACCATCGAATATGCCGTAGTGGCGCTGGGCGTCACCGATATCGTGATCTGCGGCCACTCCAACTGCGGTGCTATGAAGGCAATTGCCGACAACGCCAACCTCGAGCCGATGCCGGCCGTGTCGCACTGGCTGCGTTACTCCGATGCCGCCAAAGCGGTGGTGGAGAATAAAACCTGGGACACCCCGACCGACAAGGTCAACGCCATGGTGCAGGAAAACGTCTTCGCCCAGCTGAGCAACATCAAAACCCACCCGTCGGTGGCGGTCGGCCTGCGTAACAACGCTATCCGCCTGCACGGCTGGGTTTACGATATCGAAAGCGGGGACATTCGCGCCCTGGACAAAGAGTCGAAAACCTTCGTCTCCCTGTCCGAAAACCCGGGCGTCTACTTCGAGTAA
- a CDS encoding MBL fold metallo-hydrolase codes for MIVLCKTCGTSYDVEPQQCAICEDERQYVPATGQAWVDFSTLTATHSNKWQQLEENLLSIKTVPTFAISQRAILLRTPQGNVLWDCIANLDPATHDLVTALGGIDAIAISHPHYYTTMQDWAAAFDAPVYLHASDRQWVMRDSPALRFWEGDALEIAPQVRLLRLGGHFAGGTVLHWNFDGGVVLAGDILQVTPGKDAVSFMWSYPNMLPLPASEVSRIAARLDDVRFERLYGAFEGQNISAHAREIVMRSAQKYIACLNSGPVGKLEKP; via the coding sequence ATGATCGTCCTCTGTAAAACCTGCGGCACGTCCTATGACGTGGAACCGCAACAGTGCGCCATTTGCGAAGATGAACGCCAGTACGTGCCCGCGACCGGGCAGGCGTGGGTGGATTTCAGCACCCTGACCGCCACCCACAGCAACAAGTGGCAGCAGCTCGAAGAGAATCTGCTGAGCATCAAAACCGTTCCCACCTTTGCCATCAGCCAGCGGGCGATCCTGCTGCGTACCCCGCAGGGGAACGTGCTGTGGGACTGCATCGCCAACCTCGACCCCGCCACCCATGATCTGGTGACGGCGTTGGGCGGGATCGACGCCATTGCCATCTCCCACCCGCACTACTACACCACCATGCAGGACTGGGCCGCGGCCTTTGATGCCCCGGTGTATCTGCATGCCAGCGATCGCCAGTGGGTGATGCGCGACAGTCCCGCCCTGCGCTTCTGGGAGGGGGATGCCCTTGAGATTGCCCCGCAGGTCAGGCTGCTGCGGCTGGGCGGCCACTTTGCCGGGGGTACGGTGCTGCACTGGAATTTTGACGGGGGTGTAGTGCTGGCCGGGGATATCCTGCAGGTGACCCCGGGAAAAGACGCGGTCTCCTTTATGTGGAGCTACCCGAATATGCTGCCGCTGCCGGCCAGTGAGGTAAGCAGGATCGCCGCCCGTCTGGACGATGTGCGCTTCGAACGGCTCTACGGGGCCTTTGAAGGGCAGAACATTTCCGCCCACGCGCGGGAGATTGTCATGCGGTCGGCGCAGAAATATATTGCTTGTCTGAACTCGGGCCCGGTGGGTAAACTCGAAAAACCGTGA
- a CDS encoding GlcG/HbpS family heme-binding protein: protein MKKLMMAAVCVVGMVSVSAQAQSVTQKNLSLTQANALASAAIQACTTKNYQVSVTVVDRAGVVKAVQRTDNAGPHTLKASEMKAFTALSTKNASGKVMESAQSNAGAQNLRDIPGLLLLAGGLPVKEGDEVIGAIGIGGAPGGHLDEACAQQAIEAMTKA from the coding sequence ATGAAAAAGTTAATGATGGCAGCAGTCTGTGTGGTCGGGATGGTCAGCGTATCGGCGCAGGCCCAGTCCGTGACGCAAAAGAATCTCTCCCTGACCCAGGCGAACGCGTTAGCCAGCGCGGCTATTCAGGCCTGCACGACCAAAAATTATCAGGTCAGCGTCACGGTGGTGGATCGTGCCGGGGTGGTTAAAGCGGTACAGCGCACGGACAATGCCGGTCCGCACACCCTGAAAGCCAGCGAGATGAAAGCCTTTACCGCGCTCAGCACCAAAAATGCCTCAGGCAAGGTAATGGAGTCCGCGCAAAGCAACGCGGGGGCTCAGAACCTGCGTGATATCCCGGGTCTGCTGCTGCTGGCCGGTGGTTTGCCGGTGAAGGAAGGGGATGAAGTGATCGGGGCCATCGGGATTGGCGGCGCGCCGGGTGGGCATCTGGATGAAGCCTGCGCCCAGCAAGCGATTGAGGCTATGACGAAAGCGTAA
- a CDS encoding response regulator transcription factor: MDNVIWLIDDDASVRESLVFLLSGMKWRVEPYESIAAFTAAHGEEKALTGCLLLDMRMPGKGGLAWLEEGAWPWPLLPVILMTGHGTIDACRRAFHNGVFEFFTKPLDADKLIESIAAALAESQQRVGRWQEARRVRALFEQLTAREHEVLLALMEGSSNKEVAARLNLSPRTVEAHRAAVFLKLGVASLVQAIREYDKLQSVELPG; encoded by the coding sequence ATGGATAACGTCATCTGGTTAATTGACGATGATGCCTCGGTCAGGGAGTCGCTGGTGTTTCTGCTCTCCGGGATGAAGTGGCGCGTTGAGCCTTACGAGAGTATTGCCGCCTTCACCGCTGCTCACGGCGAGGAGAAGGCCCTGACCGGCTGCCTGCTGCTGGATATGCGCATGCCGGGTAAAGGCGGGCTGGCCTGGCTGGAGGAGGGGGCATGGCCCTGGCCGCTGCTGCCGGTGATCCTGATGACCGGCCACGGCACCATCGATGCCTGTCGCCGGGCGTTTCATAACGGGGTGTTTGAGTTTTTCACCAAGCCGCTGGATGCCGACAAGTTGATTGAATCCATCGCCGCCGCGCTGGCCGAGAGCCAGCAGCGGGTGGGGCGCTGGCAGGAGGCCAGGCGGGTCAGGGCGCTGTTTGAGCAGCTCACTGCCCGGGAACACGAGGTGCTGCTGGCCCTGATGGAGGGGAGCAGTAATAAAGAGGTCGCCGCCCGACTCAACCTCTCGCCGCGAACGGTGGAAGCGCACCGGGCAGCGGTGTTCCTCAAGCTGGGGGTCGCCAGCCTGGTACAGGCCATCCGGGAATATGACAAATTGCAATCCGTAGAACTACCAGGATAA
- a CDS encoding sensor histidine kinase gives MNSQKFLQRGFLIWLIACLLSSVLLYAEQIRRQFWDLDREFAAAFAEAGAVLTQNESVLPLLNGDEELAALRKKFPQILDLQKTQGRALDAARVEPVGDRQYWLYNPWRQIRVLIDTRSVIGAWPHFTRLSLDLRGDASPPPTEAFWHWQRQFTQHTQPFILRADARPAWLNVALVPHFLLWLGWAVVMAAGGVILWQRKQRQNADQRARYYQHARLNTLGEITAGIVHEINQPLTAVQTWIQGAQRQLRQGNPEAVSQALGSALVQTQRIGELLTRFREHVTQERVDLVEVDLARCWQQVGNLLEHERTASPVRLTHDFAPDARTLCADRLWLEQVLHNILSNAIQAQQERAAGWVHIRSQRSGEFIQIEITDGGPGFTPDALHNAFMPFYSGRQGGIGLGMTLTESLVTRMNGTLTLDNPPEGGARVRLQFAYHGSQKNG, from the coding sequence ATGAACAGCCAAAAATTTTTACAACGTGGATTTCTGATCTGGCTGATTGCCTGCCTGCTGAGCAGCGTGCTGCTGTATGCCGAACAGATCCGCCGTCAGTTCTGGGATCTGGACCGGGAGTTTGCCGCGGCCTTTGCCGAGGCGGGGGCGGTTCTGACGCAGAACGAATCGGTGCTGCCGCTGTTAAATGGCGACGAAGAACTGGCGGCGCTGCGTAAAAAATTCCCGCAAATCCTCGACCTGCAAAAGACCCAGGGGCGTGCCCTCGACGCCGCGCGGGTTGAACCCGTGGGCGACAGGCAGTACTGGCTTTACAACCCCTGGCGACAGATCCGGGTACTCATTGATACCCGGTCGGTGATCGGTGCCTGGCCGCATTTTACCCGCCTCAGCCTGGATCTCCGCGGCGACGCCTCGCCGCCGCCGACGGAGGCCTTCTGGCACTGGCAACGCCAGTTCACTCAGCACACCCAACCCTTTATTCTGCGGGCCGACGCCCGACCGGCGTGGCTGAACGTGGCCCTGGTGCCGCATTTTCTGCTCTGGCTGGGGTGGGCCGTGGTGATGGCGGCAGGCGGCGTGATCCTCTGGCAGCGTAAGCAGCGGCAAAACGCCGACCAGCGCGCCCGCTATTACCAGCATGCCAGGCTCAATACCCTGGGGGAGATCACTGCGGGCATCGTGCATGAGATCAACCAGCCTCTGACCGCGGTCCAGACCTGGATCCAGGGGGCGCAGCGTCAGCTGCGGCAGGGTAACCCCGAGGCGGTCTCTCAGGCTCTCGGCTCGGCGCTGGTGCAAACCCAGCGAATAGGCGAGCTGCTGACCCGCTTTCGGGAACATGTTACTCAGGAGAGGGTGGACCTCGTCGAGGTGGATCTGGCCCGCTGTTGGCAACAGGTGGGCAACCTGCTGGAGCACGAGCGCACCGCCAGTCCCGTCCGTCTTACCCATGATTTTGCCCCGGATGCCCGCACTCTCTGCGCCGACCGGCTGTGGCTGGAGCAGGTGCTGCATAACATCCTCAGCAACGCCATCCAGGCGCAGCAGGAGCGAGCGGCGGGCTGGGTACACATCCGCAGCCAGCGCAGCGGGGAGTTCATTCAGATTGAGATTACCGACGGCGGGCCGGGCTTTACCCCGGATGCCTTACATAACGCCTTTATGCCCTTCTATAGCGGGCGGCAGGGCGGTATCGGCCTGGGCATGACCTTAACGGAGTCGTTAGTCACCAGAATGAATGGCACCCTGACGCTGGATAACCCCCCGGAAGGCGGGGCCAGGGTCCGGTTGCAGTTTGCTTATCACGGGAGTCAGAAAAATGGATAA
- a CDS encoding ABC transporter substrate-binding protein: protein MATYKKLALALSLLAAGGIASTQALADQLADIKAAGVVKVATFDANPPFGSIDAKSHDIVGYDVDFAKALAKTLGVKLELVATNPANRIPLLQSGKADLIVADITITPERAQVIDFSTPYFVTGQQFLVPAKGADKLEAYSKARIGAVKGTTGEQALHQRFPQSRVLSYDDIPLALTALRNGNVQAITQDSTILAGLLAQAPDKANFKILPDLLSKEEIGVGVKKGETALLKVVNDELVKLESNGEAAKIYDVWFGPQTPSPQPRAFKIEAQ from the coding sequence ATGGCAACATACAAAAAACTGGCACTGGCATTGAGTTTGCTGGCCGCAGGTGGGATTGCTTCGACGCAGGCGCTGGCAGACCAGCTGGCCGATATCAAGGCGGCAGGGGTGGTGAAAGTCGCAACCTTCGACGCTAACCCGCCGTTCGGCTCGATAGATGCAAAAAGCCACGACATCGTCGGCTATGACGTGGATTTCGCCAAAGCGCTGGCGAAAACCCTCGGGGTGAAGCTGGAGCTGGTCGCCACCAACCCGGCTAACCGTATCCCGCTGCTGCAGTCGGGCAAGGCGGATCTGATCGTGGCGGATATCACCATCACCCCGGAGCGGGCCCAGGTGATCGATTTCTCCACTCCCTACTTCGTGACCGGGCAGCAGTTCCTGGTTCCGGCCAAAGGGGCGGATAAACTGGAGGCCTACAGCAAGGCGCGAATCGGGGCGGTCAAAGGCACCACCGGGGAGCAGGCGCTGCATCAGCGCTTCCCGCAGTCCCGCGTGCTCTCCTATGACGATATCCCGCTGGCGCTGACGGCGTTGCGCAACGGCAACGTGCAGGCGATCACTCAGGACAGCACCATTCTGGCCGGGCTGCTGGCCCAGGCCCCGGACAAAGCCAACTTTAAAATTCTTCCTGACCTGCTGAGTAAGGAGGAGATCGGCGTCGGGGTGAAGAAAGGGGAAACCGCGCTGCTGAAAGTGGTGAACGACGAGCTGGTGAAGCTGGAGAGTAACGGCGAGGCGGCGAAGATCTACGACGTCTGGTTTGGTCCACAAACCCCCTCCCCGCAGCCGCGCGCCTTTAAAATAGAAGCCCAGTAA